The following coding sequences are from one Rhodopirellula islandica window:
- a CDS encoding HisA/HisF-related TIM barrel protein codes for MNDDPSLRLPSSLQQRLHQQWKPKLNRLIGVMDLMNGVAVHGIAGQRSRYRPVAELPAGENALLRWYRSIGVRRFYVADLDGLMSNGRQDDALLNLAAELRDGETLWIDSGWRGSVSQADRDWMSQMRSSITAGSDIRWIIASESADSIDVLDRMLESIPASQLTLSLDFRDGQFVGPDSATHWMQSASDRNIREAILLDVAAVGGQSGPRDCETFSRLVRQFRGVNWITGGGIRCPEDVRKLLSQGYSEVLIASALLPSSAADAASKTS; via the coding sequence TTGAACGACGACCCAAGCCTTCGCCTTCCAAGCTCGCTTCAGCAACGACTTCATCAACAGTGGAAGCCTAAGCTGAATCGGCTGATTGGCGTCATGGATCTGATGAATGGCGTTGCGGTTCATGGGATCGCGGGCCAGCGAAGTCGTTACCGACCTGTCGCAGAGCTTCCCGCCGGCGAAAACGCTCTCTTGAGGTGGTATCGATCGATTGGTGTCCGGCGGTTCTATGTCGCCGACCTGGACGGATTGATGAGCAACGGTCGCCAGGACGATGCTTTGTTGAACCTTGCCGCTGAGCTGCGCGATGGTGAAACGCTTTGGATCGACAGCGGTTGGCGTGGATCGGTTTCGCAAGCGGATCGCGATTGGATGTCGCAGATGAGGTCATCGATCACGGCAGGATCTGACATTCGTTGGATCATTGCCAGCGAATCAGCCGACTCGATCGATGTGTTGGATCGAATGTTGGAATCAATCCCCGCGTCCCAGCTCACACTCAGCCTGGATTTTCGCGACGGGCAATTTGTCGGTCCCGATTCGGCGACGCATTGGATGCAGTCGGCCAGCGATCGGAACATTCGCGAGGCCATTTTATTGGACGTCGCCGCAGTGGGCGGTCAATCGGGACCCCGTGATTGCGAAACTTTTTCGCGATTGGTGCGGCAATTTCGCGGTGTGAATTGGATCACCGGGGGCGGGATCCGTTGTCCTGAGGACGTTCGGAAGCTTCTGTCGCAGGGGTATTCTGAAGTTTTGATTGCCTCGGCCTTGCTGCCTTCATCCGCTGCGGATGCGGCGTCGAAGACTTCCTGA
- a CDS encoding DUF2617 family protein — translation MTDRDAKPSSRRDRYELFIGLFIVLSVRPKVAELAFHLFSRSLHPELILVHQTRKIERDGYDAKIEVTNCGHVVTFNSAPTADAAATTLCEVATSAHQPLPSRRCLIRQSLKGSRTEEATCRSGLTYRSHFQLETVDPKMFWMVGQQLGTGPTEGLLHRFDSSGRMALGAISYLNIETRRRSMLIQAIHTFPDDYAIVKVESLFTLPEPGAASA, via the coding sequence TTGACTGACCGCGACGCGAAGCCTTCTTCGCGGCGAGACAGATACGAACTCTTCATTGGACTCTTCATCGTGCTTTCGGTTCGCCCCAAAGTTGCTGAGCTTGCGTTTCACTTGTTCAGCCGATCGCTGCACCCAGAGCTCATTCTGGTGCACCAGACGCGCAAAATTGAACGCGATGGATACGATGCCAAAATCGAAGTGACCAATTGCGGCCACGTCGTCACATTCAATTCCGCTCCCACGGCGGACGCCGCTGCGACCACGCTTTGTGAGGTCGCCACCAGCGCTCACCAGCCGTTGCCTTCGCGTCGATGCTTGATTCGACAGTCGCTCAAAGGCAGCCGGACGGAAGAAGCCACCTGTCGATCCGGTTTGACGTACCGATCGCATTTCCAGCTTGAAACGGTCGATCCAAAAATGTTCTGGATGGTTGGCCAGCAATTGGGGACGGGCCCCACCGAAGGTTTGCTTCATCGATTTGATTCGAGCGGCCGGATGGCGCTGGGGGCGATCAGCTACCTCAACATTGAAACGCGTCGTCGTTCGATGTTGATCCAAGCGATTCATACATTCCCGGATGACTACGCGATCGTCAAAGTGGAATCGTTGTTCACCTTGCCGGAACCCGGCGCTGCTTCGGCTTGA
- a CDS encoding anthranilate synthase component II, translating into MILVIDNYDSFTYNLVQRMGEIDPSADIRVHRNDDLSPDEIEALSPERMLISPGPCTPTEAGVSVECVRRFAGKFPILGVCLGHQSIGEAFGATIIRAPELMHGKTDGIHHDDRGLFAGLTNPFTATRYHSLVIDPNTVPDDLVVGAWTDTGGNRQIMGVRHQQHKLEGWQFHPESFLTEPGIELIRRFLAW; encoded by the coding sequence ATGATTTTGGTCATCGATAACTACGACTCGTTCACTTACAACCTGGTTCAGCGAATGGGCGAGATCGATCCCTCGGCGGACATCCGCGTTCATCGCAACGATGACCTTTCCCCCGACGAGATCGAAGCCCTGTCGCCCGAACGCATGCTGATTTCGCCGGGCCCCTGCACTCCGACCGAAGCGGGTGTCAGTGTCGAATGCGTCCGGCGTTTTGCTGGGAAGTTTCCAATTCTCGGGGTTTGCTTGGGACACCAATCGATCGGGGAAGCCTTCGGTGCGACGATCATCCGAGCCCCCGAATTGATGCACGGGAAAACGGATGGCATCCATCACGACGACCGAGGCTTGTTTGCAGGTCTGACCAATCCATTCACCGCCACCCGGTACCACTCGCTGGTCATCGACCCCAACACCGTTCCCGATGACCTGGTGGTCGGGGCCTGGACGGACACCGGCGGCAATCGTCAGATCATGGGTGTCCGCCACCAGCAACACAAATTGGAAGGCTGGCAGTTCCACCCGGAAAGTTTTTTAACCGAACCGGGAATTGAACTGATTCGCCGTTTCTTGGCGTGGTGA
- a CDS encoding NUDIX hydrolase: protein MSEPEVLLRGSRFDVIAIDLPGRDGQSHRREFIQHPGAVVLLPLVDDDTVVMIENERPAVGEKLLELPAGTRDPGEEVLVTAARELTEETGYRAADLSVVCEFYSAPGLGNELMHLVVAKDLTAGEQQLETTERIETKLMHRDELLKLVQSCQIRDAKTLIGLQAFLFQKI from the coding sequence ATGTCTGAACCCGAAGTGTTGTTACGCGGTAGTCGTTTTGATGTCATTGCGATCGATCTTCCCGGTCGAGACGGGCAGTCACATCGACGCGAATTCATCCAGCATCCTGGGGCGGTGGTGCTGCTTCCGCTCGTTGACGATGACACTGTGGTGATGATCGAAAACGAGCGTCCAGCCGTGGGGGAAAAACTGCTGGAGTTGCCAGCGGGGACCCGCGATCCGGGAGAAGAAGTGCTGGTCACGGCAGCTCGCGAATTGACCGAAGAAACCGGGTACCGAGCGGCGGATTTGAGTGTCGTCTGTGAGTTCTACTCGGCACCGGGGTTGGGCAACGAGTTGATGCACTTGGTCGTCGCCAAGGACCTCACCGCGGGCGAGCAGCAACTCGAGACGACCGAGCGAATTGAGACCAAGTTGATGCACCGTGACGAGTTATTGAAGCTCGTGCAGTCGTGTCAAATTCGCGACGCCAAAACGCTGATTGGGCTGCAGGCGTTTTTGTTTCAAAAAATTTGA
- a CDS encoding glycosyltransferase family 2 protein: MNTNSSPIPSSLASPASITSGLSAGFQTPESQPSQSSSGPDRLEEISVVIPAMNEEASLAELHERITDVCAEQNVRVQIVFVDDGSTDRTWEKMVELCGAAADHSHSTCALRLRRNFGKAAALSAGFSVARGAIVFTMDADLQDDPTEIPRFLEKIQGGLDVVSGWKQTRHDPWHKVLPSRVFNALVSSLTGVQLHDHNCGFKAYRREVLAEVDLYGERHRFIPVLASARGFRVGEIVVQHHARQHGVSKYGVSRLVKGFLDLLSIHLVTGYGRRPLHLIGTAGLLCFAVGSVGMIYLSIKRILSELGYAEPLHLHSTAVFYYCIFAVLLGAQCVLAGLLAELVISVAAARDRHETMHMHGESMPSTSNTAGGSRLLPNASGYSLSDWAGLGEPDDRANSAQDTNLTGPIHDA, from the coding sequence ATGAACACCAACTCCTCCCCGATCCCATCGTCGCTCGCCTCGCCAGCGTCGATCACGTCAGGATTATCGGCTGGATTTCAGACACCTGAGTCTCAGCCAAGCCAGTCATCATCCGGCCCGGATCGCCTCGAAGAAATTTCGGTGGTGATTCCCGCGATGAACGAAGAAGCCTCGCTGGCGGAACTCCACGAACGGATCACCGATGTCTGCGCGGAGCAAAATGTCCGCGTTCAAATCGTTTTTGTCGACGATGGCTCGACGGACCGAACCTGGGAGAAGATGGTCGAGCTTTGCGGCGCCGCAGCCGATCACTCGCATTCGACCTGTGCCTTGCGTTTGCGTCGCAACTTCGGCAAAGCGGCCGCCTTGAGCGCTGGTTTCTCAGTCGCTCGCGGCGCGATCGTGTTCACCATGGATGCGGATCTGCAAGACGATCCCACCGAGATCCCACGCTTCCTTGAGAAAATCCAAGGCGGTCTCGATGTGGTCAGTGGCTGGAAACAAACTCGCCATGACCCGTGGCACAAGGTGCTGCCCAGTCGAGTCTTCAACGCTTTGGTCAGTTCGCTGACCGGCGTTCAATTGCACGACCACAATTGCGGCTTCAAAGCGTATCGCCGGGAAGTCTTGGCAGAAGTCGACCTCTACGGGGAACGGCATCGCTTCATTCCCGTGCTCGCATCCGCTCGCGGTTTTCGAGTGGGCGAAATTGTGGTCCAGCACCACGCCCGGCAACATGGCGTGTCAAAGTATGGCGTCTCGCGATTGGTCAAAGGCTTCCTGGACTTACTCAGTATCCATCTGGTGACCGGCTATGGTCGCCGGCCGCTGCACTTGATCGGCACCGCTGGTTTGCTGTGCTTCGCGGTGGGCTCGGTTGGGATGATTTACCTCAGCATCAAACGAATTTTGTCAGAACTCGGCTACGCGGAACCATTGCATCTGCATTCGACCGCCGTCTTTTACTACTGCATTTTCGCGGTCTTGCTGGGCGCTCAATGCGTCTTGGCTGGTTTGCTGGCTGAATTGGTGATCTCGGTTGCCGCGGCACGGGACCGTCACGAGACGATGCACATGCATGGCGAGTCCATGCCCTCCACTTCCAACACCGCGGGCGGCTCTCGTTTGCTTCCCAATGCGTCTGGATACAGCCTTTCCGATTGGGCCGGCTTGGGCGAGCCAGACGACCGTGCGAACTCGGCACAGGACACGAATTTGACAGGGCCGATTCACGATGCGTAA